A single genomic interval of Spinacia oleracea cultivar Varoflay chromosome 6, BTI_SOV_V1, whole genome shotgun sequence harbors:
- the LOC110804011 gene encoding protein SOSEKI 5: protein MAVALSRGRSEQLHLQKFKEKQDEYNDNSMNLIDQQKQKKAVSVVPVVYYLSRNGQLEHPHFMEVSLSSPHGLFLSDVIHRLNLLRGKSMASRYSWSSKRSYKSGYVWHDLAENDFIHPVHGGEYVLKGSEILVEAAVSSSTVSKSFETETTSSASSSAKNTPAAEDSEFPVVVRNRRRNQSWGAIDLHEYKVYKAESPLEFAGKAAANASTQTEEKRRRRKAVIIKEEPEEEEEEERREKVERVQEEEQQSTELSRDDISPPPSDSSPETLESLMKADGRILLPSSSSSSSQVVNHSDHNQTVGSCPSGRMKASTVLMSLISCGSVSFKDCGATAVKDQGFSLISHYKTRVPRGTNQSLVEGGNEMMMVEIENNVSSKFAKMALEDKEYFSGSLIETKKQEFPTILKRSSSYNADRNVHMKLEEKEVEGVRAKCIPRRPKTQTSTSKKQCDAEIARASINNTHQN, encoded by the exons ATGGCGGTAGCGTTGAGTAGAGGACGAAGCGAGCAGCTTCATCTCCAGAAATTcaaagagaaacaagatgaatACAACGACAACAGCATGAATTTGATTGATCAACAAAAGCAGAAGAAGGCGGTTTCTGTAGTACCAGTTGTTTATTATCTCTCCAGAAATGGTCAGCTTGAACATCCTCATTTCATGgaggtttctctctcctctcctcatGGCCTTTTTCTCTCTGATGTCATCCATCGCTTGAATCTTCTTCGCGGCAAATCCATGGCTTCTCGCTACTCCTGGTCTTCTAAACG GAGCTATAAGAGTGGATACGTATGGCATGATTTGGCGGAGAATGATTTCATTCATCCAGTTCACGGTGGAGAGTATGTTCTCAAAGGCTCTGAGATTTTGGTTGAAGCCGCTGTTTCGTCGTCCACCGTGTCTAAATCCTTCGAAACGGAAACGACGTCGTCAGCTTCATCTAGCGCGAAGAATACTCCGGCGGCTGAAGACTCAGAGTTTCCGGTGGTAGTGAGGAATCGGCGTCGGAATCAATCATGGGGAGCGATTGACTTGCATGAGTACAAGGTTTACAAAGCTGAGTCGCCTCTGGAGTTCGCCGGGAAAGCGGCGGCGAACGCGTCAACTCAGACGGAGGAGAAACGACGTCGTAGGAAGGCGGTTATAATCAAGGAAGAGccagaggaagaggaagaagaagagaggagagagaaagtggagcGAGTGCAAGAAGAGGAACAACAGAGTACAGAGCTGAGTAGAGACGATATTTCACCACCACCGTCGGATTCAAGCCCGGAGACACTAGAGTCGTTGATGAAAGCGGACGGGAGAATATTACTtccttcatcatcatcatcttcatcacaAGTTGTTAACCACAGTGATCACAATCAGACGGTAGGGAGTTGTCCAAGTGGCAGAATGAAAGCATCTACAGTTTTAATGTCTTTGATCTCCTGTGGTTCGGTATCTTTCAAAGACTGTGGGGCCACAGCGGTGAAAGACCAAGGGTTCTCGTTGATATCTCATTATAAGACTAGAGTACCACGTGGCACAAATCAGAGCTTGGTGGAGGGGGGTAACGAGATGATGATGGTGGAGATTGAGAATAATGTGAGTAGTAAATTTGCAAAAATGGCATTGGAAGACAAGGAGTATTTTAGCGGGAGTTTAATAGAGACAAAAAAACAAGAGTTTCCTACTATCCTCAAAAGATCATCATCATACAATGCTGATCG GAATGTGCATATGAAGTTGGAGGAGAAAGAAGTGGAAGGAGTAAGAGCAAAATGCATACCAAGAAGGCCGAAGACTCAAACAAGTACTAGTAAGAAACAATGTGACGCGGAAATTGCTCGTGCTTCTATCAACAACACTCACCAAAATTAA